In Eriocheir sinensis breed Jianghai 21 chromosome 3, ASM2467909v1, whole genome shotgun sequence, a genomic segment contains:
- the LOC127004022 gene encoding mucin-17-like isoform X36 encodes MSGQRLVRLAFLAAVWEVVCGGVVGGEWRQGTGLACDETLNLDFSGPEPQVECSSPCEDSVKTWSAGPLFRREARLTEQGYMVRQEYRQDGTITCSLVSDVPEVQDLQSALQSEACTSVSGGPDVTTVPGSSEVSTVSGGPDVTTVPGSSEVSTVSGGPDVTTVPSSSEVSTVSGGPDVTTVPGSSEVSTVSGGPDVTTVPSSSEVSTVSGGPDVTTVPSSSEVSTVSGGPDVTTVPSSSEVSTVSGGPDVTTVPGSSEVSTVSGGPDVTTVPGSPEVSTVSGGPDVTTVPGSSEVSTVSGGPDVTTVPGSSEVSTVSGGPDVTTVPGSSEVSTVSGSPDVTTVPGSPEVSTVSGGPDVTTVPGSSEVSTVSGGPDVTTVPGSSEVSTVSGGPDVTTVPGSSEVSTVSGGPDVTTVPSSSEVTTVSGGPDVTTVPSSSEVSTVSGGPDVTTVPSSSEVSTVSSGPDVTTVPSSSEVSTVSGGPDVTTVPSSSEVSTVSGGPDVTTVPNSSEVTTVSGGPDVTTVPGSSEVTTVHGSSPGMTESTITSNPLSTIVVTGSTQPNGGKEDTSETESSTFETSTIQDCAENKDTTESLTQSDIDILKASTIAPTTILPTTLPPTTLPPTTLPPTTLPPTTLPPTTLPPTTLPPTTLPPTTLPPTTLPPTTLPPTTLPPTTLPPTTLPPTTLRPTTLPPTTTTTTTTTTPRPTTVSYGCPSGWKLFDQSCYYVSTNTGSWEDGRSLCRSKGGSYVKITGVDEFNFVKSLVTVNTWIGLNDRDTEGRYIWDSDGSAVSYKNWGSGEPNDDSLFNVAVEDCVELHENKGFLWNDESCGSSRRFACERAAYVYTG; translated from the exons ATGAGCGGACAGCGTCTGGTTCGGCTGGCCTTCCTGGCAGCAGTGTGGGAG GTAGTGTGTGGTGGTGTCGTGGGTGGGGAGTGGCGGCAGGGGACAGGGCTGGCTTGTGATGAAACTCTGAACCTTGACTTCTCTGGCCCCGAGCCACAAGTGGAATGTTCTTCACCATGTGAAGACAGTGTGAAG ACATGGTCAGCCGGACCGCTGTTCAGGCGGGAGGCTCGCCTGACTGAGCAGGGCTACATGGTGAGGCAGGAATACCGCCAGGACGGCACGATCACCTGCTCCCTCGTCAGCGACGTGCCAG AAGTGCAAGACCTTCAATCAGCCCTTCAATCTGAGGCCTGTACCTCTGTCTCCGGAGGTCCTGATGTGACCACTGTCCCCGGCAGCTCTGAGGTGTCCACTGTCTCCGGAGGTCCTGATGTGACCACTGTCCCCGGCAGCTCTGAGGTGTCCACTGTCTCCGGAGGTCCTGATGTGACCACTGTCCCCAGCAGCTCTGAGGTGTCCACTGTCTCCGGAGGTCCTGATGTGACCACTGTCCCCGGCAGCTCTGAGGTGTCCACTGTCTCCGGAGGTCCTGATGTGACCACTGTCCCCAGCAGCTCTGAGGTGTCCACTGTCTCCGGAGGTCCTGATGTGACCACTGTCCCCAGCAGCTCTGAGGTGTCCACTGTCTCCGGAGGTCCTGATGTGACCACTGTCCCCAGCAGCTCTGAG GTGTCCACTGTCTCCGGAGGTCCTGATGTGACCACTGTCCCCGGCAGCTCTGAGGTGTCCACTGTCTCCGGAGGTCCTGATGTGACCACTGTCCCCGGCAGCCCTGAGGTGTCCACTGTCTCCGGAGGTCCTGATGTGACCACTGTCCCAGGCAGCTCTGAGGTGTCCACTGTCTCCGGAGGTCCTGATGTGACCACTGTCCCAGGCAGCTCTGAGGTGTCCACTGTCTCCGGAGGTCCTGATGTGACCACTGTCCCAGGCAGCTCTGAGGTGTCCACTGTCTCCGGAAGTCCTGATGTGACCACTGTCCCCGGCAGCCCTGAGGTGTCCACTGTCTCCGGAGGTCCTGATGTGACCACTGTCCCAGGCAGCTCTGAGGTGTCCACTGTCTCCGGAGGTCCTGATGTGACCACTGTCCCAGGCAGCTCTGAGGTGTCCACTGTCTCCGGAGGTCCTGATGTGACCACTGTCCCAGGCAGCTCTGAGGTGTCCACTGTCTCCGGAGGTCCTGATGTGACCACTGTCCCCAGCAGCTCTGAGGTGACCACTGTCTCCGGAG GTCCTGATGTGACCACTGTCCCCAGCAGCTCTGAG GTGTCCACTGTCTCCGGAGGTCCTGATGTGACCACTGTCCCCAGCAGCTCTGAGGTGTCCACTGTCTCCAGTGGTCCTGATGTGACCACTGTCCCCAGCAGCTCTGAGGTGTCCACTGTCTCCGGAGGTCCTGATGTGACCACTGTCCCCAGCAGCTCTGAGGTGTCCACTGTCTCCGGAGGTCCTGATGTGACCACTGTCCCCAACAGCTCTGAGGTTACCACTGTCTCCGGAGGTCCTGATGTGACCACTGTCCCCGGCAGCTCTGAGGTGACTACTGTCCACGGCAGTTCTCCTGGTATGACTGAAAGTACCATCACTTCTAATCCACTGAGTACGATTGTAGTGACTGGATCCACTCAACCTAATGGTGGCAAGGAAGATACCTCTGAAACAGAAAGTTCCACATTTGAGACATCAACTATTCAAGACTGTGCTGAGAACAAGGACACTACGGAATCATTGACCCAGTCTGATATCGATATTCTCAAAGCGTCCACCATCGCTCCAACCACAATACTGCCCACAACTCTGCCGCCTACAACACTACCACCCACAACACTACCACCCACAACACTACCACCTACAACTCTACCGCCTACAACACTACCACCCACAACACTACCACCCACAACACTACCACCCACAACACTGCCACCCACAACACTACCGCCTACAACACTACCACCCACAACACTGCCACCCACAACACTACCACCCACAACACTACCACCCACAACACTACGACCCACAACACtaccacccactaccaccacaacaacaacaaccaccactcctCGCCCCACCACTGTTTCGTACGGCTGTCCCAGCGGCTGGAAGCTGTTTGATCAGTCGTGTTACTACGTGTCGACGAACACAGGTAGTTGGGAAGACGGAAGAAGTTTATGTCGGTCTAAAGGCGGCAGTTACGTCAAAATCACCGGAGTGGATGAGTTCAACTTCGTAAAAA GTCTTGTAACTGTCAACACGTGGATTGGTCTCAATGACAGAGATACGGAGGGACGCTATATCTGGGACTCCGACGGCAGTGCTGTCTCGTACAAAAA TTGGGGTAGCGGAGAACCAAACGACGACAGCCTCTTTAATGTCGCCGTAGAAGACTGTGTCGAACTCCACGAAAACAAAGGATTCCTTTGGAACGACGAAAGTTGTGGATCATCCAGAAG GTTTGCCTGTGAAAGAGCTGCATACGTGTACACGGGTTAA
- the LOC127004022 gene encoding uncharacterized protein LOC127004022 isoform X43, producing the protein MSGQRLVRLAFLAAVWEVVCGGVVGGEWRQGTGLACDETLNLDFSGPEPQVECSSPCEDSVKTWSAGPLFRREARLTEQGYMVRQEYRQDGTITCSLVSDVPEVQDLQSALQSEACTSVSGGPDVTTVPGSSEVSTVSGGPDVTTVPGSSEVSTVSGGPDVTTVPSSSEVSTVSGGPDVTTVPGSSEVSTVSGGPDVTTVPSSSEVSTVSGGPDVTTVPSSSEVSTVSGGPDVTTVPSSSEVSTVSGGPDVTTVPGSSEVSTVSGGPDVTTVPGSPEVSTVSGGPDVTTVPGSSEVSTVSGGPDVTTVPGSSEVSTVSGGPDVTTVPGSSEVSTVSGSPDVTTVPGSPEVSTVSGGPDVTTVPGSSEVSTVSGGPDVTTVPGSSEVSTVSGGPDVTTVPGSSEVSTVSGGPDVTTVPSSSEVTTVSGGPDVTTVPSSSEVSTVSGGPDVTTVPSSSEVSTVSGGPDVTTVPSSSEVSTVSGGPDVTTVPNSSEVTTVSGGPDVTTVPGSSEVTTVHGSSPGMTESTITSNPLSTIVVTGSTQPNGGKEDTSETESSTFETSTIQDCAENKDTTESLTQSDIDILKASTIAPTTILPTTLPPTTLPPTTLPPTTLPPTTLPPTTLPPTTLPPTTLPPTTLPPTTLPPTTLPPTTLPPTTLPPTTLPPTTLRPTTLPPTTTTTTTTTTPRPTTVSYGCPSGWKLFDQSCYYVSTNTGSWEDGRSLCRSKGGSYVKITGVDEFNFVKSLVTVNTWIGLNDRDTEGRYIWDSDGSAVSYKNWGSGEPNDDSLFNVAVEDCVELHENKGFLWNDESCGSSRRFACERAAYVYTG; encoded by the exons ATGAGCGGACAGCGTCTGGTTCGGCTGGCCTTCCTGGCAGCAGTGTGGGAG GTAGTGTGTGGTGGTGTCGTGGGTGGGGAGTGGCGGCAGGGGACAGGGCTGGCTTGTGATGAAACTCTGAACCTTGACTTCTCTGGCCCCGAGCCACAAGTGGAATGTTCTTCACCATGTGAAGACAGTGTGAAG ACATGGTCAGCCGGACCGCTGTTCAGGCGGGAGGCTCGCCTGACTGAGCAGGGCTACATGGTGAGGCAGGAATACCGCCAGGACGGCACGATCACCTGCTCCCTCGTCAGCGACGTGCCAG AAGTGCAAGACCTTCAATCAGCCCTTCAATCTGAGGCCTGTACCTCTGTCTCCGGAGGTCCTGATGTGACCACTGTCCCCGGCAGCTCTGAGGTGTCCACTGTCTCCGGAGGTCCTGATGTGACCACTGTCCCCGGCAGCTCTGAGGTGTCCACTGTCTCCGGAGGTCCTGATGTGACCACTGTCCCCAGCAGCTCTGAGGTGTCCACTGTCTCCGGAGGTCCTGATGTGACCACTGTCCCCGGCAGCTCTGAGGTGTCCACTGTCTCCGGAGGTCCTGATGTGACCACTGTCCCCAGCAGCTCTGAGGTGTCCACTGTCTCCGGAGGTCCTGATGTGACCACTGTCCCCAGCAGCTCTGAGGTGTCCACTGTCTCCGGAGGTCCTGATGTGACCACTGTCCCCAGCAGCTCTGAG GTGTCCACTGTCTCCGGAGGTCCTGATGTGACCACTGTCCCCGGCAGCTCTGAGGTGTCCACTGTCTCCGGAGGTCCTGATGTGACCACTGTCCCCGGCAGCCCTGAGGTGTCCACTGTCTCCGGAGGTCCTGATGTGACCACTGTCCCAGGCAGCTCTGAGGTGTCCACTGTCTCCGGAGGTCCTGATGTGACCACTGTCCCAGGCAGCTCTGAGGTGTCCACTGTCTCCGGAGGTCCTGATGTGACCACTGTCCCAGGCAGCTCTGAGGTGTCCACTGTCTCCGGAAGTCCTGATGTGACCACTGTCCCCGGCAGCCCTGAGGTGTCCACTGTCTCCGGAGGTCCTGATGTGACCACTGTCCCAGGCAGCTCTGAGGTGTCCACTGTCTCCGGAGGTCCTGATGTGACCACTGTCCCAGGCAGCTCTGAGGTGTCCACTGTCTCCGGAGGTCCTGATGTGACCACTGTCCCAGGCAGCTCTGAGGTGTCCACTGTCTCCGGAGGTCCTGATGTGACCACTGTCCCCAGCAGCTCTGAGGTGACCACTGTCTCCGGAG GTCCTGATGTGACCACTGTCCCCAGCAGCTCTGAG GTGTCCACTGTCTCCGGAGGTCCTGATGTGACCACTGTCCCCAGCAGCTCTGAG GTGTCCACTGTCTCCGGAGGTCCTGATGTGACCACTGTCCCCAGCAGCTCTGAGGTGTCCACTGTCTCCGGAGGTCCTGATGTGACCACTGTCCCCAACAGCTCTGAGGTTACCACTGTCTCCGGAGGTCCTGATGTGACCACTGTCCCCGGCAGCTCTGAGGTGACTACTGTCCACGGCAGTTCTCCTGGTATGACTGAAAGTACCATCACTTCTAATCCACTGAGTACGATTGTAGTGACTGGATCCACTCAACCTAATGGTGGCAAGGAAGATACCTCTGAAACAGAAAGTTCCACATTTGAGACATCAACTATTCAAGACTGTGCTGAGAACAAGGACACTACGGAATCATTGACCCAGTCTGATATCGATATTCTCAAAGCGTCCACCATCGCTCCAACCACAATACTGCCCACAACTCTGCCGCCTACAACACTACCACCCACAACACTACCACCCACAACACTACCACCTACAACTCTACCGCCTACAACACTACCACCCACAACACTACCACCCACAACACTACCACCCACAACACTGCCACCCACAACACTACCGCCTACAACACTACCACCCACAACACTGCCACCCACAACACTACCACCCACAACACTACCACCCACAACACTACGACCCACAACACtaccacccactaccaccacaacaacaacaaccaccactcctCGCCCCACCACTGTTTCGTACGGCTGTCCCAGCGGCTGGAAGCTGTTTGATCAGTCGTGTTACTACGTGTCGACGAACACAGGTAGTTGGGAAGACGGAAGAAGTTTATGTCGGTCTAAAGGCGGCAGTTACGTCAAAATCACCGGAGTGGATGAGTTCAACTTCGTAAAAA GTCTTGTAACTGTCAACACGTGGATTGGTCTCAATGACAGAGATACGGAGGGACGCTATATCTGGGACTCCGACGGCAGTGCTGTCTCGTACAAAAA TTGGGGTAGCGGAGAACCAAACGACGACAGCCTCTTTAATGTCGCCGTAGAAGACTGTGTCGAACTCCACGAAAACAAAGGATTCCTTTGGAACGACGAAAGTTGTGGATCATCCAGAAG GTTTGCCTGTGAAAGAGCTGCATACGTGTACACGGGTTAA
- the LOC127004022 gene encoding mucin-17-like isoform X48 — MSGQRLVRLAFLAAVWEVVCGGVVGGEWRQGTGLACDETLNLDFSGPEPQVECSSPCEDSVKTWSAGPLFRREARLTEQGYMVRQEYRQDGTITCSLVSDVPEVQDLQSALQSEACTSVSGGPDVTTVPGSSEVSTVSGGPDVTTVPGSSEVSTVSGGPDVTTVPSSSEVSTVSGGPDVTTVPGSSEVSTVSGGPDVTTVPSSSEVSTVSGGPDVTTVPSSSEVSTVSGGPDVTTVPSSSEVSTVSGGPDVTTVPGSSEVSTVSGGPDVTTVPGSPEVSTVSGGPDVTTVPGSSEVSTVSGGPDVTTVPGSSEVSTVSGGPDVTTVPGSSEVSTVSGSPDVTTVPGSPEVSTVSGGPDVTTVPGSSEVSTVSGGPDVTTVPGSSEVSTVSGGPDVTTVPGSSEVSTVSGGPDVTTVPSSSEVTTVSGGPDVTTVPSSSEVSTVSGGPDVTTVPSSSEVTTVSGGPDVTTVPGSSEVTTVHGSSPGMTESTITSNPLSTIVVTGSTQPNGGKEDTSETESSTFETSTIQDCAENKDTTESLTQSDIDILKASTIAPTTILPTTLPPTTLPPTTLPPTTLPPTTLPPTTLPPTTLPPTTLPPTTLPPTTLPPTTLPPTTLPPTTLPPTTLPPTTLRPTTLPPTTTTTTTTTTPRPTTVSYGCPSGWKLFDQSCYYVSTNTGSWEDGRSLCRSKGGSYVKITGVDEFNFVKSLVTVNTWIGLNDRDTEGRYIWDSDGSAVSYKNWGSGEPNDDSLFNVAVEDCVELHENKGFLWNDESCGSSRRFACERAAYVYTG; from the exons ATGAGCGGACAGCGTCTGGTTCGGCTGGCCTTCCTGGCAGCAGTGTGGGAG GTAGTGTGTGGTGGTGTCGTGGGTGGGGAGTGGCGGCAGGGGACAGGGCTGGCTTGTGATGAAACTCTGAACCTTGACTTCTCTGGCCCCGAGCCACAAGTGGAATGTTCTTCACCATGTGAAGACAGTGTGAAG ACATGGTCAGCCGGACCGCTGTTCAGGCGGGAGGCTCGCCTGACTGAGCAGGGCTACATGGTGAGGCAGGAATACCGCCAGGACGGCACGATCACCTGCTCCCTCGTCAGCGACGTGCCAG AAGTGCAAGACCTTCAATCAGCCCTTCAATCTGAGGCCTGTACCTCTGTCTCCGGAGGTCCTGATGTGACCACTGTCCCCGGCAGCTCTGAGGTGTCCACTGTCTCCGGAGGTCCTGATGTGACCACTGTCCCCGGCAGCTCTGAGGTGTCCACTGTCTCCGGAGGTCCTGATGTGACCACTGTCCCCAGCAGCTCTGAGGTGTCCACTGTCTCCGGAGGTCCTGATGTGACCACTGTCCCCGGCAGCTCTGAGGTGTCCACTGTCTCCGGAGGTCCTGATGTGACCACTGTCCCCAGCAGCTCTGAGGTGTCCACTGTCTCCGGAGGTCCTGATGTGACCACTGTCCCCAGCAGCTCTGAGGTGTCCACTGTCTCCGGAGGTCCTGATGTGACCACTGTCCCCAGCAGCTCTGAG GTGTCCACTGTCTCCGGAGGTCCTGATGTGACCACTGTCCCCGGCAGCTCTGAGGTGTCCACTGTCTCCGGAGGTCCTGATGTGACCACTGTCCCCGGCAGCCCTGAGGTGTCCACTGTCTCCGGAGGTCCTGATGTGACCACTGTCCCAGGCAGCTCTGAGGTGTCCACTGTCTCCGGAGGTCCTGATGTGACCACTGTCCCAGGCAGCTCTGAGGTGTCCACTGTCTCCGGAGGTCCTGATGTGACCACTGTCCCAGGCAGCTCTGAGGTGTCCACTGTCTCCGGAAGTCCTGATGTGACCACTGTCCCCGGCAGCCCTGAGGTGTCCACTGTCTCCGGAGGTCCTGATGTGACCACTGTCCCAGGCAGCTCTGAGGTGTCCACTGTCTCCGGAGGTCCTGATGTGACCACTGTCCCAGGCAGCTCTGAGGTGTCCACTGTCTCCGGAGGTCCTGATGTGACCACTGTCCCAGGCAGCTCTGAGGTGTCCACTGTCTCCGGAGGTCCTGATGTGACCACTGTCCCCAGCAGCTCTGAGGTGACCACTGTCTCCGGAG GTCCTGATGTGACCACTGTCCCCAGCAGCTCTGAG GTGTCCACTGTCTCCGGAGGTCCTGATGTGACCACTGTCCCCAGCAGCTCTGAG GTTACCACTGTCTCCGGAGGTCCTGATGTGACCACTGTCCCCGGCAGCTCTGAGGTGACTACTGTCCACGGCAGTTCTCCTGGTATGACTGAAAGTACCATCACTTCTAATCCACTGAGTACGATTGTAGTGACTGGATCCACTCAACCTAATGGTGGCAAGGAAGATACCTCTGAAACAGAAAGTTCCACATTTGAGACATCAACTATTCAAGACTGTGCTGAGAACAAGGACACTACGGAATCATTGACCCAGTCTGATATCGATATTCTCAAAGCGTCCACCATCGCTCCAACCACAATACTGCCCACAACTCTGCCGCCTACAACACTACCACCCACAACACTACCACCCACAACACTACCACCTACAACTCTACCGCCTACAACACTACCACCCACAACACTACCACCCACAACACTACCACCCACAACACTGCCACCCACAACACTACCGCCTACAACACTACCACCCACAACACTGCCACCCACAACACTACCACCCACAACACTACCACCCACAACACTACGACCCACAACACtaccacccactaccaccacaacaacaacaaccaccactcctCGCCCCACCACTGTTTCGTACGGCTGTCCCAGCGGCTGGAAGCTGTTTGATCAGTCGTGTTACTACGTGTCGACGAACACAGGTAGTTGGGAAGACGGAAGAAGTTTATGTCGGTCTAAAGGCGGCAGTTACGTCAAAATCACCGGAGTGGATGAGTTCAACTTCGTAAAAA GTCTTGTAACTGTCAACACGTGGATTGGTCTCAATGACAGAGATACGGAGGGACGCTATATCTGGGACTCCGACGGCAGTGCTGTCTCGTACAAAAA TTGGGGTAGCGGAGAACCAAACGACGACAGCCTCTTTAATGTCGCCGTAGAAGACTGTGTCGAACTCCACGAAAACAAAGGATTCCTTTGGAACGACGAAAGTTGTGGATCATCCAGAAG GTTTGCCTGTGAAAGAGCTGCATACGTGTACACGGGTTAA
- the LOC127004022 gene encoding mucin-1-like isoform X10 → MSGQRLVRLAFLAAVWEVVCGGVVGGEWRQGTGLACDETLNLDFSGPEPQVECSSPCEDSVKTWSAGPLFRREARLTEQGYMVRQEYRQDGTITCSLVSDVPEVQDLQSALQSEACTSVSGGPDVTTVPGSSEVSTVSGGPDVTTVPGSSEVSTVSGGPDVTTVPSSSEVSTVSGGPDVTTVPGSSEVSTVSGGPDVTTVPSSSEVSTVSGGPDVTTVPSSSEVSTVSGGPDVTTVPSSSEVSTVSGGPDVTTVPGSSEVSTVSGGPDVTTVPGSPEVSTVSGGPDVTTVPGSSEVSTVSGGPDVTTVPGSSEVSTVSGGPDVTTVPGSSEVSTVSGSPDVTTVPGSPEVSTVSGGPDVTTVPGSSEVSTVSGGPDVTTVPGSSEVSTVSGGPDVTTVPGSSEVSTVSGGPDVTTVPSSSEVTTVSGGPDVTTVPSSSEVTTVSGGPDVTTVPSSSEVSTVSGGPDVTTVPSSSEVSTVSGGPDVTTVPGSSEVSTVSGGPDVTTVPSSSEVSTVSSGPDVTTVPSSSEVSTVSGGPDVTTVPSSSEVSTVSGGPDVTTVPNSSEVTTVSGGPDVTTVPGSSEVTTVHGSSPGMTESTITSNPLSTIVVTGSTQPNGGKEDTSETESSTFETSTIQDCAENKDTTESLTQSDIDILKASTIAPTTILPTTLPPTTLPPTTLPPTTLPPTTLPPTTLPPTTLPPTTLPPTTLPPTTLPPTTLPPTTLPPTTLPPTTLPPTTLRPTTLPPTTTTTTTTTTPRPTTVSYGCPSGWKLFDQSCYYVSTNTGSWEDGRSLCRSKGGSYVKITGVDEFNFVKSLVTVNTWIGLNDRDTEGRYIWDSDGSAVSYKNWGSGEPNDDSLFNVAVEDCVELHENKGFLWNDESCGSSRRFACERAAYVYTG, encoded by the exons ATGAGCGGACAGCGTCTGGTTCGGCTGGCCTTCCTGGCAGCAGTGTGGGAG GTAGTGTGTGGTGGTGTCGTGGGTGGGGAGTGGCGGCAGGGGACAGGGCTGGCTTGTGATGAAACTCTGAACCTTGACTTCTCTGGCCCCGAGCCACAAGTGGAATGTTCTTCACCATGTGAAGACAGTGTGAAG ACATGGTCAGCCGGACCGCTGTTCAGGCGGGAGGCTCGCCTGACTGAGCAGGGCTACATGGTGAGGCAGGAATACCGCCAGGACGGCACGATCACCTGCTCCCTCGTCAGCGACGTGCCAG AAGTGCAAGACCTTCAATCAGCCCTTCAATCTGAGGCCTGTACCTCTGTCTCCGGAGGTCCTGATGTGACCACTGTCCCCGGCAGCTCTGAGGTGTCCACTGTCTCCGGAGGTCCTGATGTGACCACTGTCCCCGGCAGCTCTGAGGTGTCCACTGTCTCCGGAGGTCCTGATGTGACCACTGTCCCCAGCAGCTCTGAGGTGTCCACTGTCTCCGGAGGTCCTGATGTGACCACTGTCCCCGGCAGCTCTGAGGTGTCCACTGTCTCCGGAGGTCCTGATGTGACCACTGTCCCCAGCAGCTCTGAGGTGTCCACTGTCTCCGGAGGTCCTGATGTGACCACTGTCCCCAGCAGCTCTGAGGTGTCCACTGTCTCCGGAGGTCCTGATGTGACCACTGTCCCCAGCAGCTCTGAG GTGTCCACTGTCTCCGGAGGTCCTGATGTGACCACTGTCCCCGGCAGCTCTGAGGTGTCCACTGTCTCCGGAGGTCCTGATGTGACCACTGTCCCCGGCAGCCCTGAGGTGTCCACTGTCTCCGGAGGTCCTGATGTGACCACTGTCCCAGGCAGCTCTGAGGTGTCCACTGTCTCCGGAGGTCCTGATGTGACCACTGTCCCAGGCAGCTCTGAGGTGTCCACTGTCTCCGGAGGTCCTGATGTGACCACTGTCCCAGGCAGCTCTGAGGTGTCCACTGTCTCCGGAAGTCCTGATGTGACCACTGTCCCCGGCAGCCCTGAGGTGTCCACTGTCTCCGGAGGTCCTGATGTGACCACTGTCCCAGGCAGCTCTGAGGTGTCCACTGTCTCCGGAGGTCCTGATGTGACCACTGTCCCAGGCAGCTCTGAGGTGTCCACTGTCTCCGGAGGTCCTGATGTGACCACTGTCCCAGGCAGCTCTGAGGTGTCCACTGTCTCCGGAGGTCCTGATGTGACCACTGTCCCCAGCAGCTCTGAGGTGACCACTGTCTCCGGAG GTCCTGATGTAACCACTGTCCCCAGCAGCTCTGAGGTGACCACTGTCTCCGGAGGTCCTGATGTGACCACTGTCCCCAGCAGCTCTGAGGTGTCCACTGTCTCCGGAGGTCCTGATGTGACCACTGTCCCCAGCAGCTCTGAGGTGTCCACTGTCTCCGGAGGTCCTGATGTGACCACTGTCCCTGGCAGCTCTGAGGTGTCCACTGTCTCCGGAGGTCCTGATGTGACCACTGTCCCCAGCAGCTCTGAGGTGTCCACTGTCTCCAGTGGTCCTGATGTGACCACTGTCCCCAGCAGCTCTGAGGTGTCCACTGTCTCCGGAGGTCCTGATGTGACCACTGTCCCCAGCAGCTCTGAGGTGTCCACTGTCTCCGGAGGTCCTGATGTGACCACTGTCCCCAACAGCTCTGAGGTTACCACTGTCTCCGGAGGTCCTGATGTGACCACTGTCCCCGGCAGCTCTGAGGTGACTACTGTCCACGGCAGTTCTCCTGGTATGACTGAAAGTACCATCACTTCTAATCCACTGAGTACGATTGTAGTGACTGGATCCACTCAACCTAATGGTGGCAAGGAAGATACCTCTGAAACAGAAAGTTCCACATTTGAGACATCAACTATTCAAGACTGTGCTGAGAACAAGGACACTACGGAATCATTGACCCAGTCTGATATCGATATTCTCAAAGCGTCCACCATCGCTCCAACCACAATACTGCCCACAACTCTGCCGCCTACAACACTACCACCCACAACACTACCACCCACAACACTACCACCTACAACTCTACCGCCTACAACACTACCACCCACAACACTACCACCCACAACACTACCACCCACAACACTGCCACCCACAACACTACCGCCTACAACACTACCACCCACAACACTGCCACCCACAACACTACCACCCACAACACTACCACCCACAACACTACGACCCACAACACtaccacccactaccaccacaacaacaacaaccaccactcctCGCCCCACCACTGTTTCGTACGGCTGTCCCAGCGGCTGGAAGCTGTTTGATCAGTCGTGTTACTACGTGTCGACGAACACAGGTAGTTGGGAAGACGGAAGAAGTTTATGTCGGTCTAAAGGCGGCAGTTACGTCAAAATCACCGGAGTGGATGAGTTCAACTTCGTAAAAA GTCTTGTAACTGTCAACACGTGGATTGGTCTCAATGACAGAGATACGGAGGGACGCTATATCTGGGACTCCGACGGCAGTGCTGTCTCGTACAAAAA TTGGGGTAGCGGAGAACCAAACGACGACAGCCTCTTTAATGTCGCCGTAGAAGACTGTGTCGAACTCCACGAAAACAAAGGATTCCTTTGGAACGACGAAAGTTGTGGATCATCCAGAAG GTTTGCCTGTGAAAGAGCTGCATACGTGTACACGGGTTAA